The Sporanaerobacter acetigenes DSM 13106 genome contains the following window.
TACCAAAGCCCCAGTACACTTTCTATTTAAATATAAATTTCCTACATGAAATTCCCTTTTTGCTTTTTCAAGCTTCTGCCTGTTATTTGAATAAACAGCCCCAGTCAAACCATAATCAGTATCATTTGCAATATTTAATGCACAATCAAAATTATCTACTTTAATCACAGAAAGAACAGGCCCAAAAATTTCTTCTTGAGAAATTCTTGCATCTGGGGACACATCAACTATTATAGTAGGTTCTATAAAATATCCGCTTTCTCCACATTTGTTCCCTCCAAAACATATTTTGCCTTCATTTCTTCCTATTTCAATATATGTTAATATTTTTTCATAAGCATTTTCATCAATTACAGCACCAAAATTTGTATCAAATTTTCTAGTTGGACCAATTTTTAATTTTTTAGTTTTTTCTACTATCTTATCTATCATTTCATCATATATATCTTCGACAATAATTGCCCTGGAACATGCAGAACATTTTTGCCCTTGGAATCCAAAAGCAGATGCTACTATTCCTTCTGCCGCTGCATCTAAGTCAGCTTCATTATCAACTATTATTGTATCTTTTCCTCCCATTTCAGCTATTACACGTTTGATACATTTTTGACCATCTTTTATATCTGAAGCCATCTTAGAAATATTTAATCCTACATCTTTTGATCCAGTAAAATTGATAAATCTAGTCTTTGGATGAGAAACCAAATAATTTCCAACACTTTCTCCTGGACCAGGCAAATAATTTATTACACCATCAGGTAATTTAATTTCATCCCATATTTCCATAAATTTAGCTGCTACAACAGGAGTAGAACTAGAAGGCTTTATGACAACAGTATTTCCTGTAACTATTGAAGCCGCTGTCATTCCCGTTAAAATAGCTAGTGGAAAATTCCAAGGTGCTATTACAATCCCCACTCCCATTGGAATATAGTAGCATTCATTTATCTCACCAGGAAAACTTCCTACATCCATACCCTTTGCGAATTTAAGCATTTGTCTTCCATAATACTCTAAAAAATCAATTGCTTCAGCTACATCTGCATCAGCCTCAATCCATGTTTTACCTGCTTCTTCTACCAACAATGCAGAAAAATCAAATTTTTTCCTTCTCATAATAGCAGCAGCCTTAAATAAATAATTTGCTCTCTCTTTTGGACATACATTTTTCCACATTTCAAAAGCCTCTAGTGCTGAACACATGCTCTTATCTGCCAATTCTTCATTCCCTTTACTGACAATTCCTATGATTTCTTTAAAATTGCATGGATTGTATGATGTTATTTTTTCATCAGTATAAATTTTTTCCCCACCAATTATAAGTGGATATTCTTTACCTTTTTCAACATCCAGTTTTTTAAATGCTTCCTCCATCTTATCTATGTTTTCTTGTTTAGTAAAATCTATCAAAGGTTCATTTTTAAACTTTTCCAACATAATTATCACCTCATTAAATTTTTATTAAAAACTATCATGTTCAGTACGTTTGATTATTTCATTTTGCAAAGACTCATTTAAATCGCAGAAATAATCACTATAACCTGCTACCCTTACAATTAAATCTCTATATTTTTCTGGTTCTTTCTGAGCTTTTCTCAAAGTTTCAGCATCTACAACATTAAATTGTATATGATGACCTCCCATTTTAAAATAAGCTCTAACTAGATGCAATAAATTCTCAATACCCTTATCATCTTCTAACAATTTTGGTGTGAATTTTTGATTGAGCAAAGTACCTCCTGTTTTCGCATGATCCATTTTCCCTGCTGATTTTATAACAGATGTTGGACCATATTCATCTCTTCCCTGTACAGGTGAAATTCCTTCAGAAAGAGGCTCTTTAGCTTTTCTTCCATCTGCAGTTGCACCAATTACTGAACCAAAATAAACATGGCAAGTCGTAGGAAGCATATTTATTCTATAAAAACCTCCCTTCATGTTTTTTCTTCCATTAACTGAATTATAGAACATATCAAATACTGTCTTCATTATATTATCTGAATAATCATCATCATTCCCATATTTATGAGGAGCATTTACAAATTTAAGTCGTAAATCTTCATAACCATCAAAATTTGATTTTAAAACCTCTAGTAATTTTTCCATAGAAATATATTTTTTATCATATACATTATATTTTATTGAAGATAGACTATCAGTTATAGTGCCAATTCCTACACCTTGTATATAATTTGTATTGTATCTAGCGCCACCTTCGTTATAGTCCATCCCTTTTTTTATACAATCATCTATTATGGTAGATAAAAATGGAGAAGGCATGTATTTGGCATACAATTTTTCTATGATATTATTTCCCTTGATTTTTACATCAATAAAATAATTTAGTTGTTTTTCAAAAGCTTCCATCAATTCTTCAAAGCTTTCAAATTTTCTTGAATCTTTAGTTTCTATGCCTATTTTCTTTCCAGTATTAGGATCTATGCCATTGTTCAAGGTTATTTCTAAGACTTTATTTAAATTGAAATATCCTGTAAGTATATAAGCTTCCTTCCCAAAAGCTCCAGTTTCTACACAACCACTAGTGCCACCGCATCGAGCATCTTCTACAGTCTTTCCCTGTATGAGCATTTCTTCAACAACTGCATCTGCGTTAAATATAGAAGGCTGACCCCATCCCTTTTTTACTATATTGAGAGCTCTTCTTAAAAATTTATCTGGATTTCTTTGACTCAATTGAATATTGGAACTTGGCTGCAACAATCTCATTTCATCTATAACATCCAAGACCATATAAGTTACATCATTTACTCCATCTGAGCCATCAGCTTTTAGTCCTCCACTATTTATGTTTGCAAAGTCTGTATATGTTCCACTTTCCTCTAAAGTAACTCCTACCTTTGGAGGCGCTGGATGATTGTTGAATTTCACCCAAAAACATTGAAGTAATTCTTCAGCTTCTTCTTTTGTTATTCTTCCTTCTTCAATGTCTTTCTTATAAAATGGGTACAAATGCTGATCTAATCTTCCCGGATTAAAAGCATCCCAAGTATTAAGTTCTGTAATAACTCCAATATGGACAAACCAATACATTTGAAGAGCCTCCCAAAATGTTCTTGGTTTATATGCTGGTACATGAAGACATGTTTCCGATATCTTTAAAAGTTCTTGTTGTCTCTTGACATCCACTTCATTTTCTGCCATTTTTTTTGCTTCTTCAGCATATCTATTTGCATATTCTATTATCGCATCGCAACAGATTGCCATAGCTTTTAACTCTTCTTGTTTTTCATAAGCTTTTTCATCATTGTAATAATCTATTGCTGACAAACTATTTGATATTTCTTCTTTGATCTCTAAAAAGCCTTTTTCATATATTTTCCCATCAGCTGTAGTATGTCCTGGAGCTCTCTGTTCCATAAATTCAGTAAAAACACCCGCTTCATAGCAATCTTTCCACTCTTGTGACATTTGTTCAAAAATTCTGTCTCTTATGCTTATACCTTTCCAGTAGGGAATAATTTGTTCTCTTTGAGTTTTCATTACCTCTTCAGATACATCAAAAGAAATTTTTTCTCTATCATTTATCATTTTGAGATCTTCTAAAGTATGGCAACACAATTCTGGATAAGTTGGTGTTCCTTTAGGTTTTTCTCCTCTTTCTCCTACAATTAATTCTTTTTCATTTATACAAATAGCCCTTTCTTCCATCAATGCCTTAAAAGTTAAAGCTCTCAACACAGGTGTGGATATCTTCCCAAAATATTCCTTATAAGTATCTGTAACTATTTTAGCTCTCTCAATAGAAATAAAAGGCCTTGCATTGAGACTATTCTCTCTTAAAATTTTTACCCTTTCATTCATGCTTATTACCCTCCTATAATTATACTTATACCTTTTTTATTAAACTCTTTCTCTATTAATTCCTTCTTTTCATCAGATAAAAGCAAATCCTTAGGAATTCTGTATTCTTTCCCAAATCTACTGTATTTTTCTCTTCCATAGTCATGATAAGGTAGTATATTAACTTTTTTAACGCCTAACTTTCCTAAAAATTGAGAAAATTCTTTTATATCTTCTAAGTCATCATTTATTCCTGGAATAAAAGGAATCCTTGGAATAACGTTTGCCCCGCTATTTAAAAGTTTCTCTATATTGTCTAATATCACTTTATTTGATACTCCTGTATATTTCTTATGCTTTACATCATTTATTAATTTGATATCATATAAAAACAAATCCACTTCATCTATTAATTTTTCAATTTTTTCCCATTCCGCATACCCAGATGTATCTACAGCTACATGAATCCCTGACTTTTTAAGACCTTTAACTATACTAAATAAAAAATCAAACTGCATCAAAGGCTCTCCCCCTGATATCGTCGCTCCTCCATTGGATTCATCATAAAATATTGCATCTTTTTCCACTTCATTAATAACCCACTCATCAGTGACTAATTTTCCTACAAATTCAAGTGCCTTCCCAGGGCATACCTCTACGCACTTCCCACACAAATTGCACTTTTGTCTTTCAATAAAAACTTTATTTTCTTTAATTGTTGCAGCATTTATTTCACATATATTCTTGCAACCGCCACATCCAATACACCTATTCTTAAATATAGCCAATTCCCTATCTAAAATTTGTCCTTCTGGATTGTGGCACCACCAACAACGTAATGGACATCCTTTTAAAAAAATAGTTGTTCTAATCCCTGGTCCATCATGAATAGAAAATCTTTGTATATTGAAAATATAGCCTTGCCCCAAAGGATCACCTCTTTTTAATTTTATGTAATATCTATATATACATTATATATTATACTAAAAAAATATTCAATATTTTTCATGTATATGAATAATTTATTTTGTTTATATATTAAAATAAATTATAAAAAATGCTCCCATTGGAAGCATTTTTTATAATAAAAATAGGGGGAGAAACAGTATCACAGCATGACACTATTCCAAGTTAGTATTTGCAATATATTTAAATATAACTAAATTCCATTTTCTTATAATAGATGGCAAGCAACAAAATGTCCTTTCTTTATCTCAACAAGTTCTGGCATTTTTTCTTTACAAATTTCTCTTGCCATCTTACATCTAGGTGCAAACTTGCATCCTGGTGGTGGATTGATAGGGCTTGGTATTTCTCCTTCTATTGGTATTCTCGTTTTCTTTCTTTCTTGTTCTGGATCAGGTATTGGTATTGAAGATAACAATGCCGTAGTATATGGATGTAATGG
Protein-coding sequences here:
- the pruA gene encoding L-glutamate gamma-semialdehyde dehydrogenase, coding for MLEKFKNEPLIDFTKQENIDKMEEAFKKLDVEKGKEYPLIIGGEKIYTDEKITSYNPCNFKEIIGIVSKGNEELADKSMCSALEAFEMWKNVCPKERANYLFKAAAIMRRKKFDFSALLVEEAGKTWIEADADVAEAIDFLEYYGRQMLKFAKGMDVGSFPGEINECYYIPMGVGIVIAPWNFPLAILTGMTAASIVTGNTVVIKPSSSTPVVAAKFMEIWDEIKLPDGVINYLPGPGESVGNYLVSHPKTRFINFTGSKDVGLNISKMASDIKDGQKCIKRVIAEMGGKDTIIVDNEADLDAAAEGIVASAFGFQGQKCSACSRAIIVEDIYDEMIDKIVEKTKKLKIGPTRKFDTNFGAVIDENAYEKILTYIEIGRNEGKICFGGNKCGESGYFIEPTIIVDVSPDARISQEEIFGPVLSVIKVDNFDCALNIANDTDYGLTGAVYSNNRQKLEKAKREFHVGNLYLNRKCTGALVGVQPFGGFKLSGTCSKAGGEDYLLLFMEIKSVAERL
- the hypD gene encoding trans-4-hydroxy-L-proline dehydratase, translating into MNERVKILRENSLNARPFISIERAKIVTDTYKEYFGKISTPVLRALTFKALMEERAICINEKELIVGERGEKPKGTPTYPELCCHTLEDLKMINDREKISFDVSEEVMKTQREQIIPYWKGISIRDRIFEQMSQEWKDCYEAGVFTEFMEQRAPGHTTADGKIYEKGFLEIKEEISNSLSAIDYYNDEKAYEKQEELKAMAICCDAIIEYANRYAEEAKKMAENEVDVKRQQELLKISETCLHVPAYKPRTFWEALQMYWFVHIGVITELNTWDAFNPGRLDQHLYPFYKKDIEEGRITKEEAEELLQCFWVKFNNHPAPPKVGVTLEESGTYTDFANINSGGLKADGSDGVNDVTYMVLDVIDEMRLLQPSSNIQLSQRNPDKFLRRALNIVKKGWGQPSIFNADAVVEEMLIQGKTVEDARCGGTSGCVETGAFGKEAYILTGYFNLNKVLEITLNNGIDPNTGKKIGIETKDSRKFESFEELMEAFEKQLNYFIDVKIKGNNIIEKLYAKYMPSPFLSTIIDDCIKKGMDYNEGGARYNTNYIQGVGIGTITDSLSSIKYNVYDKKYISMEKLLEVLKSNFDGYEDLRLKFVNAPHKYGNDDDYSDNIMKTVFDMFYNSVNGRKNMKGGFYRINMLPTTCHVYFGSVIGATADGRKAKEPLSEGISPVQGRDEYGPTSVIKSAGKMDHAKTGGTLLNQKFTPKLLEDDKGIENLLHLVRAYFKMGGHHIQFNVVDAETLRKAQKEPEKYRDLIVRVAGYSDYFCDLNESLQNEIIKRTEHDSF
- a CDS encoding glycyl-radical enzyme activating protein; translation: MGQGYIFNIQRFSIHDGPGIRTTIFLKGCPLRCWWCHNPEGQILDRELAIFKNRCIGCGGCKNICEINAATIKENKVFIERQKCNLCGKCVEVCPGKALEFVGKLVTDEWVINEVEKDAIFYDESNGGATISGGEPLMQFDFLFSIVKGLKKSGIHVAVDTSGYAEWEKIEKLIDEVDLFLYDIKLINDVKHKKYTGVSNKVILDNIEKLLNSGANVIPRIPFIPGINDDLEDIKEFSQFLGKLGVKKVNILPYHDYGREKYSRFGKEYRIPKDLLLSDEKKELIEKEFNKKGISIIIGG